A stretch of the Polyangiaceae bacterium genome encodes the following:
- a CDS encoding PIN domain-containing protein, producing the protein MPALVDTNVLVYRFDPRFPDKQRRADELLRRGIAADSVRISHQAVVELVAATTRPLPGGGTLLSREEALREAEELLLQFDVLYPNEAMLRTALRGAAAYQLSWFDAHMWAYAEHYGLDELYSEDFQHDRHYGTVRVVNPFL; encoded by the coding sequence GTGCCCGCGCTCGTTGACACCAACGTCTTGGTCTACCGCTTCGACCCGCGGTTTCCGGACAAGCAGCGGCGCGCCGACGAGCTCCTGCGCCGCGGCATCGCGGCGGATTCGGTACGTATCTCGCACCAGGCAGTCGTGGAGCTCGTGGCCGCGACGACACGCCCGCTGCCCGGCGGAGGCACGCTGCTCTCACGAGAAGAAGCGCTCCGCGAAGCCGAGGAGCTCTTGCTGCAGTTCGACGTCCTGTATCCCAACGAGGCCATGCTTCGGACCGCGCTGCGAGGCGCGGCGGCCTACCAGCTCTCGTGGTTCGACGCCCACATGTGGGCGTACGCCGAGCACTACGGACTGGACGAGCTCTACTCGGAGGACTTCCAGCACGACCGACACTACGGGACCGTTCGAGTCGTCAATCCCTTTCTGTGA
- a CDS encoding DUF4189 domain-containing protein codes for MAQEDEMRMVKIAGLSVAMIGVCLGSLGCDKILKAAKKSQKHAAIAYDEKTGGWGYSHDHLTAELAKKAATAKCSTCTVRLTWNQGCGALAQSESKKEIMTTALGSNRPAAESAAKKECVDKGGGTCKVLVYACNSTN; via the coding sequence ATGGCTCAGGAGGACGAGATGCGCATGGTGAAGATCGCAGGACTCTCGGTCGCGATGATCGGCGTCTGCCTCGGCAGCCTCGGCTGCGACAAGATCCTGAAGGCGGCCAAGAAGAGCCAGAAACACGCGGCCATCGCCTACGACGAGAAGACGGGAGGGTGGGGCTACAGCCACGATCACCTGACCGCGGAGCTCGCCAAAAAGGCCGCGACCGCCAAGTGCTCGACGTGCACCGTGCGCCTCACCTGGAACCAGGGCTGCGGCGCTCTCGCGCAGTCGGAGAGCAAGAAGGAGATCATGACCACGGCGCTGGGGAGCAACCGCCCCGCCGCCGAGAGCGCCGCCAAGAAGGAGTGCGTCGACAAGGGTGGCGGCACCTGCAAGGTGCTCGTCTACGCCTGCAACAGCACCAACTGA
- a CDS encoding benzoyl-CoA reductase subunit D, whose amino-acid sequence MAEREHLTVGIDPGSSAVKVAILRSRAGSGGKLLSQSVQRIRRRKVADVVAAAFEEACAAAGVGPKDFDYVASTGDGDAVTFRTGHFYSMTTHARGALFLDPTARAALDIGGLHARGLKMNDDGRVLSHRMTSQCASGSGQFLENIARYLGVPLDDVGELSKQSQSPEKVSSICAVLAETDVINMVARGISTSDILRGIHLSIGGRLVQLVRAVGAEGNVVVTGGLSKDVGMIAAIEHIFAEEKNKKGPRKQHSEIVIKTFQEGILAGAIGAALLGAYRYEQLERKGRAAAVLAQAQAPA is encoded by the coding sequence ATGGCTGAACGTGAGCACCTGACAGTCGGCATCGACCCCGGCTCCAGCGCAGTGAAGGTCGCGATCCTCCGGAGCCGCGCCGGCAGCGGCGGCAAGCTGCTCTCCCAGAGCGTGCAGCGCATCCGCCGGCGCAAGGTCGCGGACGTGGTCGCCGCGGCCTTCGAGGAGGCCTGCGCCGCCGCCGGCGTCGGGCCGAAGGACTTCGACTACGTCGCCTCCACCGGCGACGGCGACGCCGTGACCTTCCGCACCGGGCACTTCTACAGCATGACGACCCACGCCCGCGGCGCGCTCTTCCTCGACCCGACGGCCCGCGCGGCCCTCGACATCGGCGGCCTGCACGCCCGCGGCCTGAAGATGAACGACGACGGCCGCGTGCTCTCGCACCGCATGACCAGCCAGTGCGCCAGCGGCAGCGGGCAGTTCCTGGAGAACATCGCGCGCTACCTGGGCGTGCCCCTCGACGACGTCGGCGAGCTGTCCAAGCAGAGCCAGAGCCCGGAGAAGGTCTCGAGCATCTGCGCCGTGCTCGCGGAGACGGACGTCATCAACATGGTCGCCCGCGGCATCAGCACCTCGGACATCCTGCGCGGCATCCACCTCTCCATCGGCGGCCGCCTGGTCCAGCTGGTGCGCGCCGTCGGCGCGGAGGGCAACGTCGTCGTCACCGGCGGCCTCTCGAAGGACGTCGGCATGATCGCGGCCATCGAGCACATCTTCGCCGAGGAAAAGAACAAGAAAGGTCCGCGCAAGCAGCACTCCGAGATCGTCATCAAGACTTTCCAGGAGGGCATCCTGGCCGGCGCCATCGGCGCGGCCTTGCTCGGCGCGTACCGCTACGAGCAGCTGGAACGAAAAGGGCGTGCCGCGGCCGTGCTGGCGCAGGCGCAGGCGCCGGCTTGA
- a CDS encoding ABC-F family ATP-binding cassette domain-containing protein, giving the protein MIAISNLSKSFGPQALFDDVTLQLNAGCRYGLVGANGSGKTTFLKILSGSEPASGGEVTFAKNARLGVLRQDRFESDEQLILDVAMMGDELVHRALKEQDAEPSPERIAEIDELLRAHDGYTLEARAAQVLMGLGIPEASIRLPLRTLSGGYKLRVLLAQVLVSRPDIVLLDEPTNHLDILSIRWLERFLNGYRGCAVVISHDQRFMDNIATHILDVDYGTIIEYPGNYSAFHQMKVETRERKENEIARVEKILAHKKAFVERFRAKASKARQAQSRLKQIEKIEVETLPTSSRRYPKLRFEIARPSGRDVLVLDGVSKSYGEKSVLSGVSLTIRRGERVAVIGANGLGKSTLLKIITGNLERDAGRVDWGHEAQVGYFAQDHKEQLTNPTQTALDYLWDICPEEGTSFVRGILGRLLFSGPDVEKPVSALSGGEATRLIFSRLMVQKPNVLVLDEPSNHLDLESIEALVEALESYQGTLIFVSHDRWFVDRLATRVIEIRAEGLNDFAGTYQEYLERQGDDHLDAEQVALAAKTKKNKEPPAPAAAPSNARTNRQRSLPKRRDEVLDKIGVVEARLSEINEAYCAPGFFERTPREQIERHQAERTRLEAELAALTAEWETLETELAALG; this is encoded by the coding sequence GTGATCGCGATCTCCAACCTGAGCAAGAGCTTCGGCCCGCAGGCTCTGTTCGACGACGTGACGCTGCAGCTGAACGCCGGCTGCCGCTACGGCTTGGTGGGTGCCAACGGCTCCGGCAAGACCACCTTCCTGAAGATCCTGAGCGGCAGCGAGCCGGCGAGCGGCGGGGAGGTCACGTTCGCGAAGAACGCTCGGCTCGGGGTCCTGCGACAGGACCGCTTCGAGAGCGACGAGCAGCTCATCCTGGACGTGGCGATGATGGGCGACGAGCTCGTGCACCGCGCGCTGAAGGAGCAGGACGCCGAGCCCTCGCCGGAGCGGATCGCGGAGATCGACGAGCTCCTGCGCGCGCACGACGGCTACACCCTGGAGGCGCGGGCGGCTCAGGTGCTGATGGGGCTCGGCATTCCGGAGGCGTCGATCCGCCTGCCGCTCCGGACGCTGAGCGGAGGCTACAAGCTCCGCGTGCTCCTGGCGCAGGTGCTGGTCAGCCGCCCGGACATCGTGTTGCTCGACGAGCCCACCAACCACCTGGACATCCTGAGCATCCGCTGGCTCGAGCGCTTCCTGAACGGTTACCGCGGCTGTGCCGTGGTGATCAGCCACGACCAGCGCTTCATGGACAACATCGCCACCCACATCCTGGACGTGGACTACGGCACGATCATCGAATACCCGGGGAACTACTCGGCCTTCCACCAGATGAAGGTGGAGACGCGAGAGCGCAAGGAGAACGAGATCGCGCGGGTGGAGAAGATCCTCGCCCACAAGAAGGCCTTCGTGGAGCGCTTCCGCGCCAAGGCCTCCAAGGCGCGCCAGGCCCAGAGCCGCCTCAAGCAGATCGAGAAGATCGAGGTCGAGACGCTCCCTACCTCTTCTCGACGCTACCCCAAGCTCCGCTTCGAGATCGCGCGTCCGAGCGGGCGGGACGTGCTCGTGCTCGACGGCGTGAGCAAGTCCTACGGCGAAAAGTCCGTGCTCTCCGGCGTGTCGCTGACGATTCGCCGCGGCGAGCGCGTGGCGGTGATCGGCGCCAACGGCCTCGGTAAGTCCACTCTGCTCAAGATCATCACCGGTAACCTGGAGCGCGACGCGGGCCGCGTGGACTGGGGCCACGAGGCCCAGGTCGGCTACTTCGCGCAGGACCACAAGGAGCAGCTCACGAACCCCACGCAGACGGCGCTCGACTACCTCTGGGACATCTGTCCGGAGGAGGGGACGAGCTTCGTGCGCGGCATTCTGGGACGACTGCTGTTCTCCGGCCCCGACGTCGAAAAACCGGTCTCTGCGCTGAGCGGCGGCGAGGCCACGCGCCTGATCTTCAGCCGCCTGATGGTCCAGAAGCCGAACGTGCTGGTCCTGGACGAGCCCTCGAACCACCTGGATCTCGAGTCCATCGAGGCCCTGGTCGAGGCGCTCGAGTCGTACCAGGGCACGCTGATCTTCGTCTCCCACGATCGCTGGTTCGTGGACCGGCTCGCCACGCGCGTGATCGAGATCCGGGCGGAGGGCCTGAACGACTTCGCCGGCACCTATCAGGAGTACCTCGAGCGCCAGGGCGACGATCACCTGGACGCCGAGCAGGTGGCGCTGGCCGCCAAGACCAAGAAGAACAAGGAGCCCCCGGCACCGGCCGCGGCACCGAGCAACGCGCGGACGAACCGCCAGCGCTCGCTGCCGAAGCGGCGCGACGAGGTGCTGGACAAGATCGGCGTCGTCGAGGCGCGCCTGAGCGAGATCAACGAGGCCTACTGCGCGCCCGGCTTTTTCGAGCGCACGCCCCGGGAGCAGATCGAGCGCCACCAGGCCGAACGAACCCGCCTGGAAGCGGAGCTCGCGGCGCTGACCGCGGAGTGGGAGACGCTGGAGACGGAGCTCGCGGCGCTCGGGTGA
- a CDS encoding radical SAM protein, which yields MREVVDGLGYVPKSCTWELTLACNLRCGHCGSRAGSPRANELERPRLLQIAQELADLGCRRITLSGGEPTLSKHWEAVGAAASGRGIAVNMITNAARADRELVRRARDAGLVSIAASLDGLEATHDRHRRSPGSFGRVMQLIDDCHAVGLPVGVITTLQKRNVRELEQMEALLRGRIYVWQLQLGAAMGNLLDHKDEQLEPRDLLHVIPALAALVESSPLNVRIANNVGYYGPYEATLRRHRSSPVECWVGCYAGCRHVGIQSDGSVKGCLSLQATQKTEGSLAEEGLADIWHRDGAFAYNRSFSKRDLSGFCRSCEYAGVCRGGCFSMRTCEGGSENPYCYHRVATLDARALVRDKRRYAPLALAPAALLAAFNLGCAADRPQGPPPGAPTADPFPGEPPSAEEYAAPAPEPTATPEPEPPIVAEYAVVEPEPPMTEKYGVPPPK from the coding sequence ATGAGGGAAGTCGTGGACGGGCTCGGCTACGTGCCGAAGAGCTGCACCTGGGAGCTGACCTTGGCCTGCAACCTGCGTTGCGGGCACTGCGGATCTCGGGCGGGGAGCCCGCGCGCGAACGAGCTCGAGCGCCCGCGGTTGCTCCAGATCGCTCAGGAGCTGGCCGACCTCGGCTGCCGGCGGATCACCTTGTCGGGCGGCGAGCCCACGCTCTCGAAGCACTGGGAGGCCGTCGGGGCAGCCGCTTCGGGCCGCGGGATCGCGGTGAACATGATCACCAACGCGGCCCGCGCCGACCGCGAGCTGGTGCGCCGCGCGAGGGATGCGGGCCTGGTCAGCATCGCCGCGAGCCTCGACGGTCTCGAGGCCACTCACGACCGACATCGGCGCTCGCCCGGGTCCTTCGGGCGAGTCATGCAGCTCATCGACGATTGCCACGCGGTCGGCTTGCCAGTCGGCGTCATCACCACGTTGCAGAAGCGCAACGTGCGTGAGCTCGAGCAGATGGAGGCGCTGCTGCGCGGCAGGATCTACGTCTGGCAGCTCCAGCTCGGGGCCGCCATGGGCAACCTGCTGGATCACAAGGACGAGCAGCTCGAGCCTCGCGACTTGCTCCACGTGATCCCCGCGCTCGCGGCCCTGGTCGAGAGCTCTCCGCTGAACGTCCGCATCGCCAACAACGTCGGCTACTACGGACCCTACGAAGCGACGCTGCGCCGTCATCGCTCGTCGCCCGTCGAGTGCTGGGTCGGGTGCTACGCCGGCTGCCGCCACGTGGGCATCCAGTCGGACGGCAGCGTCAAAGGGTGCCTGTCCCTGCAGGCGACGCAGAAGACCGAAGGCAGCCTGGCCGAAGAGGGCCTCGCGGACATCTGGCACCGAGACGGCGCGTTCGCCTACAACCGGAGCTTCTCGAAGCGCGACCTGTCCGGGTTCTGTCGCAGCTGCGAGTACGCCGGCGTGTGTCGTGGCGGCTGCTTCAGCATGCGCACCTGCGAGGGCGGGAGCGAGAACCCCTACTGCTATCATCGGGTAGCGACCCTCGACGCGCGCGCGCTCGTCCGGGACAAGCGCCGTTACGCGCCGCTCGCGCTGGCCCCGGCTGCGCTCCTCGCGGCGTTCAACCTGGGCTGTGCAGCGGACAGGCCGCAAGGCCCGCCTCCCGGCGCGCCCACCGCCGATCCATTCCCGGGCGAGCCACCCTCGGCCGAGGAGTACGCCGCCCCGGCGCCCGAGCCCACGGCGACGCCGGAGCCGGAGCCGCCGATCGTGGCCGAGTACGCCGTCGTGGAGCCCGAGCCGCCGATGACCGAGAAGTACGGCGTGCCGCCGCCGAAGTGA
- a CDS encoding adenylate/guanylate cyclase domain-containing protein, producing MPPDVQELFDWLVDGAPGATNPVAVLERFCPDLVTAGIPVERIAAFVQTLHPHIMGRAFRWKPGAPIQVNEASHAILRTPAFENSPVGRVLANAQPFRCRIALEGPGELSVIQELAEQGMTDYVVLPMRFMNGSTHAITFATASPDGFSDDHIDALVQVCRPLSRVAEILALSRTAVNLLDTYVGRNAGDRILKGHILRGDTELIRCVIWFSDLRGFTSMADRTEPGAMIRTLNELFECQVPFIQKHGGEVLKFIGDGLLAIFPIFGEDPKPACQAALTAADEAFAALAQLNEARAARGEPALQFGLAQHVGDVTYGNIGGANRLDFTCIGPAINLAARIEALASKLGKRQLLSAELAAHAARPVVSLGEHELKGVSAKQTVYEPG from the coding sequence ATGCCTCCCGACGTCCAAGAGCTGTTCGACTGGTTGGTGGACGGGGCTCCCGGCGCCACCAATCCGGTCGCCGTGCTGGAGCGCTTCTGCCCGGACCTGGTCACGGCCGGCATCCCGGTCGAGCGCATCGCGGCTTTCGTTCAGACGTTGCATCCCCACATCATGGGCCGGGCGTTTCGCTGGAAGCCGGGGGCGCCGATACAGGTGAACGAGGCCAGCCACGCGATCCTCCGCACGCCGGCGTTCGAGAACAGCCCCGTCGGGCGAGTGCTGGCGAACGCCCAGCCGTTTCGCTGCCGGATCGCGCTCGAGGGTCCCGGTGAGCTCTCGGTGATCCAGGAGCTCGCCGAGCAGGGCATGACGGACTACGTCGTGCTGCCGATGCGCTTCATGAACGGCTCGACCCACGCCATCACCTTCGCCACCGCGTCACCCGACGGGTTCTCCGACGATCACATCGACGCGCTGGTGCAGGTCTGCCGCCCGCTCTCGCGCGTGGCGGAGATCCTCGCCCTGAGCCGCACGGCCGTGAACCTGCTCGACACGTACGTGGGGCGAAACGCCGGCGACCGCATCCTCAAGGGTCACATCCTGCGTGGGGACACCGAGCTCATTCGTTGCGTGATCTGGTTCTCCGATCTGCGCGGTTTCACCAGCATGGCGGATCGCACCGAGCCCGGCGCGATGATCCGCACGCTGAACGAGCTGTTCGAGTGCCAGGTCCCCTTCATCCAGAAGCACGGCGGAGAGGTGCTGAAGTTCATCGGAGACGGCTTGCTCGCCATCTTCCCCATCTTCGGTGAGGACCCGAAGCCGGCGTGTCAGGCCGCGCTGACGGCGGCAGACGAGGCCTTCGCCGCGCTCGCGCAGCTGAACGAGGCGCGCGCCGCGCGGGGCGAGCCCGCGCTCCAGTTCGGCCTCGCCCAACACGTGGGCGACGTGACCTACGGCAACATCGGCGGCGCGAATCGGCTCGACTTCACCTGCATCGGCCCGGCAATCAACCTGGCAGCGCGCATCGAAGCCCTGGCGAGCAAGCTGGGCAAGCGGCAGCTGCTCAGCGCGGAGCTGGCAGCACACGCGGCGCGCCCAGTCGTCTCCTTGGGCGAGCACGAGCTGAAAGGCGTGAGCGCCAAGCAGACGGTGTACGAGCCGGGTTGA
- a CDS encoding AbrB/MazE/SpoVT family DNA-binding domain-containing protein, which translates to MAKVTSKLQVTVPKAIAEQYRIRPGDDVLWVASGDAVRMVPARAAPKQRGAKARLALFDAATERQRAREAGRAPSVAPEERGWSRAELYDRARAR; encoded by the coding sequence GTGGCCAAGGTCACGAGCAAGCTCCAGGTCACGGTGCCGAAGGCCATCGCGGAGCAGTACCGCATTCGCCCGGGGGATGACGTGCTCTGGGTGGCGTCTGGGGACGCGGTGCGCATGGTTCCGGCGCGGGCGGCTCCGAAGCAGCGCGGCGCGAAGGCCAGGCTCGCGCTGTTCGATGCGGCCACGGAGAGGCAGCGCGCCAGGGAAGCGGGCCGTGCCCCGTCCGTCGCGCCCGAGGAACGCGGCTGGTCTCGCGCGGAGCTCTACGATCGTGCCCGCGCTCGTTGA
- a CDS encoding GNAT family N-acetyltransferase, which yields MHELNREPGSLETDHVEVRNLKADDLDWVVRIDSQHSGKQRREYYKVKLAEVAKDTGIKISLAAFVKGEPAGFLMGRLYYGEFGQPEPVAILDSLGVGSAFGGQHVGAALMRQLEMNLAALGIERLQTQIEWDQVDLIKFFQRAGFKPAARLCLEKPVKRPVG from the coding sequence ATGCATGAGCTCAATCGCGAGCCCGGAAGTCTCGAGACCGATCACGTCGAGGTGCGCAACCTGAAGGCCGATGACCTGGACTGGGTCGTCCGCATCGACAGCCAGCACAGCGGCAAGCAGCGCCGCGAGTACTACAAGGTGAAGCTCGCCGAGGTCGCCAAGGACACCGGCATCAAGATCAGCCTCGCCGCCTTCGTCAAAGGCGAGCCCGCCGGCTTCCTGATGGGGCGCCTGTACTACGGCGAGTTCGGTCAACCCGAGCCGGTCGCCATCCTCGACTCCCTCGGCGTCGGCAGCGCCTTCGGCGGCCAGCACGTGGGCGCCGCGCTGATGCGCCAGCTCGAGATGAACCTGGCAGCGCTCGGAATCGAGAGGCTCCAGACGCAGATCGAGTGGGACCAGGTGGATCTGATCAAGTTTTTCCAGAGAGCGGGCTTCAAGCCGGCGGCGAGGTTGTGTCTGGAGAAGCCGGTGAAGAGGCCGGTGGGGTAG
- the bcrB gene encoding benzoyl-CoA reductase subunit B: MTTPTPTHIARPRQVDAEAAKDDSQLRQKQMIANHFDKLATAKEDGRKVAYTFVPGNLTELMLALDMLPVLPEINALQSGMRKLSGNYITEAEKLGHSEDVCTYVKCDIGMMKSGNIGPTGTKLPSPDILLLSYTGCFTFMKWFELLKEEYKCPVAMLHVPYQGDGHITQEMRTYVVEQLEREVIPALEKAAGKKLDLDRLAELLERSRKAEDDLVAVWESAQNTPSPIDGYFGGVYYIGPIFSAFRGTQDACDYYAMLRREVEQRVKEGKGPVTPDGDALEEKYRLVVEGPPNWTNFFDFWRMFSREGATVVSSTYTRVGGLYDTGFRHDPKDPIGTLADYCLGCYTNLNLPMRTKLLASYIKKYKADGFLINSVKSCNSFSAGQLLMLRELERTTGVPGGFIESDLVDPRYFGKANIENRVQSYLQMLEARKTRVSA, from the coding sequence ATGACCACCCCGACCCCGACGCACATCGCACGACCGCGCCAGGTAGACGCCGAGGCCGCGAAAGACGACAGCCAGCTTCGCCAGAAGCAGATGATCGCCAATCACTTCGACAAGCTGGCGACCGCCAAAGAAGACGGGCGCAAGGTGGCCTACACCTTCGTGCCCGGGAACCTCACCGAGCTGATGCTGGCCCTCGACATGCTGCCGGTGTTGCCGGAGATCAACGCGCTGCAGAGCGGCATGCGCAAGCTCAGCGGCAACTACATCACGGAGGCCGAGAAGCTCGGGCACAGCGAGGACGTCTGCACCTACGTGAAGTGCGACATCGGCATGATGAAGAGCGGCAACATCGGCCCCACGGGCACGAAGCTGCCGAGCCCCGACATCCTGCTGCTCTCGTACACCGGCTGCTTCACCTTCATGAAGTGGTTCGAGCTCCTGAAGGAGGAGTACAAGTGCCCGGTCGCGATGCTGCACGTGCCCTACCAGGGTGACGGGCACATCACGCAGGAGATGCGCACCTACGTGGTCGAGCAGCTGGAGCGCGAGGTCATCCCGGCCCTGGAGAAGGCCGCCGGCAAGAAGCTCGATCTCGATCGGCTCGCAGAGCTGCTCGAGCGCTCCCGCAAGGCGGAGGACGATCTGGTGGCGGTGTGGGAGAGCGCGCAGAACACGCCCTCGCCCATCGACGGCTACTTCGGCGGCGTCTACTACATCGGGCCGATCTTCAGCGCGTTCCGCGGCACCCAAGACGCCTGCGACTACTACGCCATGCTGCGCCGCGAGGTGGAGCAGCGGGTGAAGGAGGGCAAGGGCCCGGTCACCCCCGACGGCGACGCCCTGGAGGAGAAGTACCGCCTGGTGGTCGAAGGGCCGCCGAACTGGACCAACTTCTTCGATTTCTGGCGCATGTTCAGCCGCGAGGGCGCGACCGTCGTGTCCAGCACGTACACCCGCGTCGGCGGCCTCTACGACACCGGCTTCCGCCACGACCCGAAGGACCCCATCGGCACCCTCGCCGACTACTGCCTGGGTTGTTACACGAACCTCAACCTGCCGATGCGCACCAAGCTCCTGGCGAGCTACATCAAGAAGTACAAGGCCGACGGCTTCCTGATCAACAGCGTGAAGAGCTGCAACAGCTTCAGCGCGGGGCAGCTCCTGATGCTGCGCGAGCTCGAGCGAACCACCGGCGTGCCCGGCGGCTTCATCGAGAGCGATCTGGTCGATCCGCGTTACTTCGGCAAAGCCAACATCGAAAACCGCGTTCAGAGCTACCTGCAGATGCTGGAAGCTCGCAAGACGAGGGTCAGCGCATGA
- a CDS encoding benzoyl-CoA reductase subunit A, whose amino-acid sequence MRVVVGVDLGSTTTKAVLLDEQRRIVGRGITNSRSNYEVACAVAREEALTAARFTMLERELERRAAVLGGKPSEREYALREAFRLEVYLDQLDELHEEMEKVLKSLSFISARSTLSPAIRDVLEAMKGEAPALFGEKAGRRSDFFRDLAAAGYMSTAERVAAESKGTVSYERLTGVFDRAILDVETKLHSRDFGTVLRRAAHRLTREDGSAAGKALLEAVEGAASSAIEEMSFVGTGYGRQTLPFPKQAVKSEILCHGRGAHRVFPGTRTVLDIGGQDTKAIQVDDHGVVTSFQMNDRCAAGCGRYLGYIADELNLGLHELGPLALGAQRTVKVNSTCTVFAGAELRERLGLGERREDILAGLHRSIMLRAMSLLARSGGIMNEFTFTGGVCKNPMATKVLRELVDENYDKNTVLNAHADSIYMGALGAALFGVDDLEAGRPAILPTFVEKVRAGAAAAPAAPAE is encoded by the coding sequence ATGAGAGTCGTCGTCGGAGTCGATCTGGGTTCCACCACCACGAAGGCGGTGCTGCTCGACGAGCAGCGGCGCATCGTGGGCAGGGGCATCACCAACAGCCGCTCGAACTACGAGGTGGCGTGTGCCGTGGCGCGGGAGGAGGCGCTGACGGCCGCCCGCTTCACCATGCTGGAGCGCGAGCTCGAGCGCCGCGCCGCCGTGCTCGGAGGAAAGCCCTCCGAGCGCGAGTACGCGCTGCGCGAAGCATTCCGGCTCGAGGTCTACCTGGACCAGCTGGACGAGCTGCACGAAGAGATGGAGAAGGTGCTGAAGAGCCTCAGCTTCATCAGCGCGCGCAGCACGCTGTCGCCGGCCATCCGCGACGTGCTCGAGGCGATGAAGGGCGAGGCTCCCGCCCTTTTCGGCGAAAAAGCCGGGCGCCGCAGCGACTTCTTCCGCGATCTGGCCGCCGCCGGCTACATGAGCACGGCGGAGCGGGTGGCCGCGGAGAGCAAGGGCACGGTCAGCTACGAACGGCTGACCGGCGTGTTCGATCGCGCCATCCTCGACGTCGAGACGAAGCTGCACTCCCGCGACTTCGGCACCGTGTTGCGCCGGGCGGCCCATCGACTCACGCGCGAAGACGGCAGCGCCGCCGGCAAGGCGCTGCTCGAGGCCGTCGAAGGCGCGGCGAGCTCGGCCATCGAGGAGATGTCCTTCGTGGGTACCGGCTACGGCCGCCAGACCCTGCCCTTCCCCAAGCAGGCGGTGAAGAGCGAGATCCTGTGCCACGGCCGCGGCGCGCACCGGGTGTTCCCCGGCACGCGCACCGTGCTCGACATCGGCGGGCAGGACACCAAGGCCATCCAGGTGGACGACCACGGCGTGGTGACCAGCTTCCAGATGAACGACCGCTGCGCGGCGGGCTGCGGGCGCTACCTGGGCTACATCGCCGACGAGCTGAACCTGGGTCTGCACGAGCTCGGCCCCCTCGCGCTCGGCGCGCAGCGCACGGTGAAGGTGAACAGCACGTGCACCGTGTTCGCCGGCGCGGAGCTGCGCGAGCGCCTGGGCCTAGGCGAGCGCCGCGAGGACATCTTGGCGGGCCTCCACCGCTCCATCATGCTGCGCGCGATGAGCCTGCTCGCCCGCTCGGGCGGCATCATGAACGAGTTCACCTTCACCGGCGGCGTCTGCAAGAACCCGATGGCCACCAAGGTGCTGCGCGAGCTGGTGGACGAGAACTACGACAAGAACACCGTGCTGAACGCCCACGCCGACAGCATCTACATGGGCGCGCTGGGCGCGGCCCTGTTCGGCGTGGACGATCTGGAAGCGGGACGCCCGGCGATTCTGCCGACGTTCGTCGAGAAGGTTCGAGCCGGAGCCGCGGCTGCCCCTGCGGCGCCCGCGGAGTGA
- a CDS encoding MotA/TolQ/ExbB proton channel family protein — MAEAEKKPSGRGLVWVGLAMVILGPAGGFAATVLGVHGAFGGAHQVDPAHKAKVVADGISGAMNWALFGTGVGVVGAAVLAVGIYHVLRSRPGAPKSPE, encoded by the coding sequence ATGGCGGAAGCCGAGAAAAAGCCCAGCGGCCGCGGCCTGGTCTGGGTCGGTCTGGCGATGGTGATCCTCGGTCCCGCCGGAGGCTTCGCGGCCACCGTGCTCGGCGTGCACGGCGCCTTCGGGGGAGCCCACCAAGTGGACCCCGCCCACAAGGCCAAGGTCGTCGCCGACGGGATCAGCGGCGCGATGAACTGGGCGCTCTTCGGCACTGGAGTGGGCGTGGTCGGCGCGGCCGTGCTCGCGGTGGGCATCTACCACGTGTTGCGCTCGCGCCCGGGCGCACCAAAGTCGCCGGAGTGA